Proteins encoded by one window of Mariniplasma anaerobium:
- a CDS encoding ComEC/Rec2 family competence protein, whose protein sequence is MRKQIHIIFLVILIIVISLCYALLTNFDQDHIQRDVKVVSIDSYDEYARYTVKYQRYKFHFYSGLNEYQLGDILYINADITAYKAQTVEYGFNLKSYFLAFNVYGKLDIQDIKLIDHTYHIYQIRETLKTSVNNLASSTYLKALLFGEKIRDEQTIETYTNFDILYLFTISGLHVYVLMIILKKVLFILNVNQRFQDGMMIVMLGWISYLNLFSFAVLRLLIIYILRIINKKFEMNMQNLDMIFLTFFILTIFNTGFIFHQGFVITFLIIVCLELIHPLFSPYPNYIKKVMMSVSISVIILPFFQDISIFQILLLPMMIFIITCILYPFAMLTFIFPVIDDIYVMILNLFEKVILFISTYQISFFIPKFNIYQMFLYYGLFIYVCFSNHIKQSLKRMMILIFLMSLSQYTLNLFNIENITFLDVGQGDTTIIQTKECKVVVDAFNGTTSYLKNHGIYELDYLILTHSHEDHIKEAKSIMDSINVKQIIVSFYDDRYPAYKQNVLRLKAEDKITCGSINFNFMGPIKDYDNENNVSLVFQMYYDSKTFLFTGDIEAEAETDLINAYHHMLKSDILKVPHHGSITSSTKEFLEMVNPSYAVISLDKYNSFGFPDENVITRYQEIRCIIYRTDINGTISYHRKNRKEKWTTFL, encoded by the coding sequence ATGAGAAAACAAATCCATATCATATTTTTGGTTATTCTAATAATTGTTATATCGCTTTGTTATGCATTATTAACTAATTTTGACCAAGATCATATCCAAAGAGATGTAAAAGTTGTATCCATCGATTCTTATGATGAGTATGCTAGATATACAGTTAAATATCAACGATATAAATTTCATTTTTATAGTGGATTAAATGAATATCAATTAGGTGATATTCTTTATATTAATGCCGATATCACAGCTTATAAAGCACAGACAGTTGAATATGGATTTAATTTAAAATCATATTTTTTAGCATTTAATGTTTATGGAAAATTAGATATTCAAGATATCAAACTTATAGATCATACATATCATATCTATCAAATAAGAGAAACGCTTAAAACTAGTGTAAATAACTTGGCATCAAGTACTTATTTGAAAGCTTTATTATTTGGTGAAAAAATCAGAGATGAGCAAACAATAGAGACTTATACAAATTTTGATATCCTATATTTATTTACGATATCAGGACTTCATGTGTATGTTTTAATGATTATTTTAAAAAAAGTATTATTCATATTAAATGTAAATCAAAGATTTCAAGATGGCATGATGATTGTTATGCTTGGATGGATCAGTTATTTAAATTTATTTTCTTTTGCGGTCTTAAGATTATTAATTATTTATATCTTAAGAATCATAAATAAGAAGTTTGAGATGAACATGCAAAACTTAGATATGATTTTTCTCACTTTTTTTATACTCACTATATTTAATACAGGGTTCATTTTTCATCAAGGATTTGTCATTACTTTTTTAATTATAGTGTGTTTAGAACTCATACATCCATTATTCAGTCCATATCCAAACTACATAAAAAAAGTCATGATGTCTGTGAGCATATCAGTTATTATCTTGCCTTTTTTTCAAGACATCTCAATTTTTCAAATCCTTTTATTGCCTATGATGATTTTTATCATTACTTGTATATTATATCCTTTTGCGATGCTAACATTTATATTTCCTGTCATTGACGACATCTATGTGATGATCTTAAATCTATTTGAAAAAGTTATTCTATTTATATCTACCTATCAAATTTCATTTTTTATTCCAAAGTTTAATATATATCAAATGTTTTTATATTATGGTTTATTTATATATGTTTGTTTTTCAAATCATATAAAGCAAAGTTTGAAAAGAATGATGATATTAATATTTCTTATGAGTTTGAGTCAATATACGTTAAACTTATTTAATATAGAAAATATAACATTTTTAGATGTAGGTCAAGGAGATACAACGATTATTCAAACAAAAGAGTGTAAAGTTGTTGTTGATGCATTTAATGGAACAACCTCATATCTAAAAAATCATGGCATTTATGAACTTGATTATCTTATCCTTACACATAGCCATGAAGATCATATCAAAGAAGCGAAATCAATCATGGACAGTATTAATGTTAAACAAATTATTGTAAGTTTTTACGATGATAGATATCCTGCTTACAAACAAAATGTATTGAGATTAAAAGCAGAGGATAAAATCACTTGTGGATCGATAAACTTTAATTTTATGGGTCCAATAAAAGATTATGATAATGAAAATAATGTATCACTTGTTTTTCAAATGTATTACGATAGTAAAACATTTTTGTTTACTGGTGATATTGAAGCAGAAGCTGAAACAGATCTAATTAATGCATATCATCACATGTTAAAAAGTGATATTTTAAAAGTGCCACATCACGGCTCAATAACATCATCAACTAAAGAGTTCTTAGAGATGGTTAATCCAAGTTATGCAGTGATTTCATTAGATAAGTATAATTCATTTGGATTTCCAGATGAAAATGTCATCACAAGGTATCAAGAAATAAGATGTATTATCTATAGGACAGACATAAATGGAACGATATCTTATCACAGGAAAAATAGGAAAGAAAAATGGACTACTTTCCTATGA
- the holA gene encoding DNA polymerase III subunit delta gives MAEAIHVFQGPNEYLLHHQVEAKIKSLNVDPFNIMRYDLLENKSEDILEDMQTISFFSEQKVIVIKNINVLDKEDEHIFNRWTTYFEKPNPDVFVIIEMIEALPKTSKTQNLLMKYAMIEKISDMEKKEYPEFVRNMFKKFNYSITDDAVTALLERTNYDFLLLSQEAEKLMLFSYDSKEIHEKEVILLVSRNLEENIFELTNALLAKDQSKTIEIFYDLVARNEDPLRILNFIVSKIRELIHTKLLIDKGYRQDEIAEHFNIRSGRAYYLLKNAKNADFNILETHLKKLSKLDFDIKSGKIDKKLGLELYLLGA, from the coding sequence ATGGCTGAAGCAATACATGTTTTTCAAGGTCCAAATGAATATTTGCTCCATCATCAAGTCGAAGCAAAAATTAAATCTTTAAATGTTGATCCATTCAACATCATGAGATATGATTTATTAGAAAATAAAAGTGAGGATATTTTAGAAGATATGCAAACTATATCTTTCTTCTCAGAGCAAAAAGTTATTGTTATAAAAAACATCAATGTTTTAGATAAAGAAGATGAGCACATCTTTAATAGATGGACAACCTACTTCGAAAAACCTAATCCTGATGTATTTGTAATCATTGAAATGATTGAGGCATTACCTAAAACAAGTAAGACTCAAAATTTATTAATGAAATATGCAATGATTGAAAAGATTAGTGATATGGAAAAGAAAGAATATCCTGAATTTGTTAGAAACATGTTTAAAAAATTCAACTATTCAATTACTGATGATGCAGTTACAGCATTATTAGAAAGAACTAATTATGATTTTTTATTACTTTCACAAGAAGCAGAAAAATTAATGTTATTTTCTTATGATAGTAAAGAGATTCATGAAAAAGAAGTTATTTTATTAGTCAGTAGAAATTTAGAAGAAAATATTTTTGAACTTACAAATGCATTACTTGCAAAAGATCAATCAAAAACAATTGAAATTTTTTATGATTTAGTTGCAAGAAATGAAGATCCATTGCGTATCCTAAATTTCATTGTTAGTAAAATTCGAGAACTTATTCATACAAAATTATTAATCGATAAAGGATACAGACAAGATGAAATAGCAGAACATTTCAATATTAGAAGTGGACGAGCTTATTATTTATTAAAAAATGCTAAAAACGCTGATTTTAATATTTTAGAAACACATCTAAAAAAACTAAGCAAACTTGATTTTGACATCAAAAGTGGAAAAATTGATAAAAAACTTGGTTTAGAATTGTACTTATTAGGAGCATAA
- a CDS encoding 3'-5' exonuclease, whose product MVKHDRILLFDFETTGLYPDKEQIIEIGAILLEKQNGAYVEIDSFDDLLIADKPLSPKIIEITHITDDMLLRDGIEQEVACHKFLSLMEGNPLLVAYNIQFDLSFLHYFIRRYIDPNFQIKNDILDVMAVYKDRHKYPHRLDQAVATYQANVLNTHRAIDDIRATFDVLMNMDKELPNLDKYVNVIGYNKKYGVNGIKLPYVKYVAQYGGYREIEKL is encoded by the coding sequence ATGGTAAAACACGATAGAATATTATTATTTGATTTTGAAACAACGGGATTATATCCTGATAAAGAACAAATTATAGAAATTGGTGCTATTCTTTTAGAAAAGCAAAATGGAGCTTATGTCGAAATTGATAGTTTTGATGATCTTTTAATTGCAGATAAACCTTTATCGCCTAAAATCATTGAAATTACACATATCACTGATGATATGTTATTAAGAGACGGTATAGAGCAAGAAGTAGCTTGTCATAAGTTTTTAAGCCTAATGGAAGGTAATCCTCTATTGGTTGCGTATAACATTCAATTTGATTTATCTTTCTTACATTATTTCATTAGAAGATATATAGATCCTAATTTTCAAATAAAAAATGACATCCTTGATGTCATGGCAGTTTATAAAGATCGACATAAATATCCACATCGTCTAGATCAAGCAGTAGCTACCTATCAAGCTAATGTATTAAATACACATAGAGCTATTGATGATATAAGAGCGACCTTTGATGTCTTAATGAATATGGATAAAGAATTACCGAACTTAGATAAGTATGTTAATGTGATTGGTTATAATAAGAAATATGGAGTTAATGGTATTAAATTACCTTACGTGAAATACGTTGCTCAATATGGTGGATATAGAGAAATCGAAAAGCTATAA
- the rpsT gene encoding 30S ribosomal protein S20 translates to MANIKQQIKRNKTNEKRRLRNASFKSSVKTAIKAVELAVQAKDKEKATVALSFAHKKLDKGQAKGIFHKNFVGRHKSQLTKSVNSL, encoded by the coding sequence GTGGCAAATATCAAACAACAAATCAAAAGAAACAAAACGAACGAAAAACGTCGTTTACGTAATGCATCATTTAAATCTTCAGTAAAAACAGCAATAAAGGCTGTTGAACTTGCAGTCCAAGCTAAAGATAAAGAAAAAGCAACTGTAGCATTATCTTTCGCTCATAAGAAATTAGACAAAGGTCAAGCTAAAGGGATCTTTCATAAGAACTTTGTAGGGAGACATAAATCTCAATTAACTAAATCGGTGAATAGCCTTTAA
- the pgsA gene encoding CDP-diacylglycerol--glycerol-3-phosphate 3-phosphatidyltransferase encodes MTTANKLTILRVIMIPLMIVFLYIKPLDKSIGLLGLSINQFIFAILFVIASLTDLLDGYIARKYNQITTFGKFLDPIADKVLVLVALLFLMILDPSRVPIWAVMIVIMREFMVTGIRLLAVDKGVVIAASPYGKFKTATTMIALVLMLFNDFGFTPWIANVIFWIAILFTVISGIDYLLKNKKVVFESI; translated from the coding sequence ATGACAACAGCAAATAAATTAACGATATTAAGAGTAATAATGATTCCCTTGATGATTGTTTTTCTTTATATTAAACCATTAGATAAGTCTATTGGATTGCTTGGATTATCAATAAATCAGTTCATTTTCGCTATTTTATTTGTGATTGCATCCCTTACTGATTTATTAGATGGATATATAGCAAGAAAGTATAATCAAATTACGACGTTTGGGAAATTTTTAGATCCAATTGCAGATAAAGTATTGGTTTTAGTGGCATTACTTTTCTTAATGATCCTAGATCCATCAAGAGTGCCTATTTGGGCAGTGATGATTGTCATTATGAGAGAATTTATGGTTACAGGTATTAGACTACTTGCTGTTGATAAGGGTGTAGTGATTGCGGCATCTCCTTATGGTAAATTTAAAACAGCAACAACAATGATTGCTTTAGTTTTAATGTTGTTTAATGATTTTGGATTTACACCTTGGATTGCAAATGTAATCTTTTGGATTGCAATCTTATTTACAGTAATTAGTGGTATTGATTATTTATTAAAAAATAAAAAAGTGGTTTTTGAAAGTATTTAA
- the recA gene encoding recombinase RecA — MEKDKRAQALEAAMKQIEKQYGKGSVMRLGDEADHNLAANPSGSLGLDIALGIGGYPKGRIIEIYGPESSGKTTLALHAIAEVQKAGGYVAFIDAEHALDPKYARALGVDIDNLILSQPDTGEQALEIAEALIRSGSVDTIVIDSVAALVPEAEINGEMGDSHIGLQARLMSQAMRKLSGAISKTNTTAIFINQIREKVGVMFGSPETTPGGRALKFYASVRLEIRRSETIKEGTEFVGNKAKIKVVKNKVAPPFKTAIVDIIYGKGISQAGELVDLASELDIINKSGAWYAYEGAKIGQGRENAKQFLLDNKDIYDKVFKLVLEHYHISYDKK; from the coding sequence ATGGAAAAAGATAAAAGAGCACAAGCCTTAGAGGCTGCAATGAAACAAATAGAAAAACAATATGGTAAAGGTTCAGTTATGCGACTGGGTGATGAAGCTGATCACAATTTAGCTGCAAACCCATCGGGATCACTAGGATTAGATATTGCATTAGGTATTGGTGGATATCCAAAAGGTAGAATCATAGAAATATATGGACCAGAAAGTTCTGGTAAGACTACATTAGCACTACATGCAATAGCTGAAGTTCAAAAAGCTGGCGGATATGTTGCATTTATAGATGCAGAACATGCGCTTGATCCAAAATATGCAAGAGCACTTGGTGTTGATATTGATAATTTAATTTTATCTCAACCAGATACAGGTGAACAAGCTTTAGAAATTGCTGAAGCTTTGATTAGAAGTGGATCAGTAGATACCATTGTTATTGATAGTGTTGCTGCATTAGTTCCAGAAGCTGAAATAAATGGCGAAATGGGAGATTCTCATATTGGTCTTCAAGCAAGACTTATGAGTCAAGCAATGAGAAAATTGTCAGGTGCTATTTCTAAAACAAATACAACTGCAATATTCATTAATCAAATTAGAGAAAAAGTTGGGGTTATGTTCGGGTCTCCTGAAACAACACCTGGCGGACGTGCACTTAAATTCTATGCATCTGTAAGATTAGAGATCAGAAGAAGTGAAACAATTAAAGAGGGCACAGAATTTGTTGGAAATAAAGCAAAAATTAAAGTCGTTAAGAATAAAGTTGCTCCACCTTTTAAAACAGCTATCGTAGATATTATATATGGCAAAGGTATATCACAAGCAGGTGAACTAGTCGATTTAGCATCAGAACTTGATATTATCAATAAGAGTGGTGCTTGGTATGCGTATGAAGGTGCAAAAATTGGTCAAGGTAGAGAAAACGCAAAACAATTTCTTCTAGACAATAAAGATATTTATGATAAAGTTTTCAAGTTAGTATTAGAACATTATCATATATCATACGATAAAAAATAA
- a CDS encoding L-serine ammonia-lyase, iron-sulfur-dependent, subunit alpha translates to MDNTTAQRILQGNLTKTMGCTDIGVVGYIASIGAYILRNSKIKTIDLLMSEELYKNSVNVGVPGLGKSGLDKALALGTLLKNPKKQLSVFESVTNEDVEKIEELLSKIKVTITYKKFIDIQIYEELHMTTYEGDEVKIIIKDFYDNVVSVVRNGEKLLEYEKQALLGRVNKYKIESYDEIFDFVEKENFEGLEELFRIASMQYESAREEVQKVNPEYLVEQLSTNQKSCSYDLSNFLREHIEVPSKKRMIGDVYTVYGVAGSGNLGIGTLVTPMFLSDAYELSDLERKKLIALSFFTSVYIKQEMSVVTVLCGTGHATGCSSAACFAYVKKANRQQVKDAINLYLATSMGFVCDGAKVSCAYKVSFAAMNGVIAAKMVTDETVACDGFGLTKIDVDQTIRNLGKLNNEILYSANKGIINLI, encoded by the coding sequence ATGGACAATACAACTGCACAACGTATATTACAAGGAAATCTAACAAAGACAATGGGCTGTACTGATATTGGTGTTGTTGGATATATTGCATCTATTGGAGCATATATTTTAAGAAATAGTAAAATTAAGACCATTGATCTTTTAATGAGTGAAGAGTTATATAAAAATAGTGTAAATGTTGGTGTGCCGGGACTTGGTAAAAGTGGGCTAGATAAAGCACTTGCTTTAGGTACACTATTAAAGAATCCTAAAAAACAATTAAGTGTCTTTGAAAGTGTCACCAATGAAGATGTTGAGAAGATTGAGGAATTATTAAGTAAAATAAAAGTTACGATAACATATAAAAAATTTATAGATATTCAAATTTATGAAGAATTACACATGACGACTTATGAGGGTGATGAAGTTAAAATTATTATCAAAGATTTCTATGATAATGTAGTTAGCGTAGTTAGAAATGGCGAGAAATTACTAGAATATGAAAAACAAGCACTTTTAGGACGTGTTAATAAATATAAAATTGAAAGTTATGATGAAATCTTTGATTTTGTAGAAAAGGAAAATTTTGAAGGTCTAGAAGAACTCTTTCGTATTGCAAGTATGCAATATGAAAGTGCAAGAGAAGAAGTTCAAAAAGTTAATCCTGAATACTTAGTTGAACAATTATCAACAAATCAGAAAAGTTGTTCATATGATTTATCAAACTTTTTAAGAGAACATATCGAAGTACCTTCTAAAAAGAGAATGATTGGTGATGTTTATACCGTTTATGGAGTTGCAGGAAGTGGGAACTTAGGCATAGGGACGTTAGTGACACCAATGTTTCTAAGTGATGCATATGAATTAAGCGATTTAGAAAGAAAAAAACTAATAGCTTTATCTTTTTTCACAAGTGTTTATATCAAACAGGAAATGAGTGTTGTAACAGTTTTATGCGGAACTGGTCATGCGACTGGTTGTAGCAGTGCTGCATGCTTTGCATATGTTAAAAAAGCAAATCGACAACAAGTCAAAGATGCAATCAATCTTTATTTAGCGACTTCGATGGGATTTGTTTGTGATGGAGCTAAAGTAAGTTGTGCATATAAAGTTTCTTTTGCTGCAATGAATGGTGTTATTGCCGCAAAAATGGTAACTGATGAGACTGTTGCATGTGATGGATTTGGATTAACTAAGATTGATGTTGATCAAACCATTCGAAATTTAGGAAAATTAAATAATGAAATATTATATTCAGCAAATAAAGGAATTATTAATTTAATTTAA
- a CDS encoding cobalamin B12-binding domain-containing protein has protein sequence MTYEKEFNKFLSLLEKEDKEQSVLYALSLLETKKISIEDLYKVLLAPSLMYFKCDVDDLEICIWKEHHRTSIIRTILESSYSYIVKRKEAIKNIGKKVVVLTPAFEYHEIAAIMVSHFMLLQGFDSSYIGANVPNTEIISAIRTYKPDFIAFSVTNPYNIVVTKQVCDELKRFFPEVKIVLGGQAFKDQAALSSIQYDYLLDNFDDIKKFADEVKA, from the coding sequence ATGACATATGAAAAAGAATTTAACAAATTTTTAAGTTTGTTAGAAAAAGAAGATAAAGAACAAAGTGTTTTATATGCACTTTCTTTATTAGAAACTAAAAAGATTAGCATTGAAGATTTATACAAAGTTTTATTAGCACCATCTTTAATGTATTTCAAGTGTGATGTAGATGATCTTGAAATTTGCATATGGAAAGAACATCATAGAACATCTATTATTAGAACAATATTAGAATCATCATATTCATATATTGTTAAAAGAAAAGAAGCAATTAAAAATATAGGTAAAAAAGTTGTTGTTTTAACTCCGGCTTTTGAATATCATGAGATTGCAGCTATTATGGTGAGTCATTTTATGTTGTTGCAAGGTTTCGATTCATCTTATATTGGCGCAAACGTTCCAAATACTGAAATCATTTCAGCTATTAGAACTTATAAACCAGACTTCATTGCATTTAGTGTAACTAATCCATATAATATTGTAGTTACCAAACAAGTCTGTGATGAATTAAAACGTTTCTTTCCAGAAGTTAAGATTGTTTTAGGTGGACAAGCGTTTAAAGATCAAGCAGCACTATCTTCTATACAATATGATTATTTATTAGATAATTTTGATGACATTAAAAAATTTGCGGATGAGGTGAAAGCATGA
- a CDS encoding ABC transporter permease yields the protein MKLAFSIAWRFLMSAKKQTIVIVLGIAVGVSVQVFIGSLISGLQKDLVDTAIGSTSQLTIQSDIDRDVEISDTVTISVPVITDELLVDEIRAYSDVFDSVTETLSVIGFVQKDGIEKQVLFRGLDLQNAEGIYKFESDEKITYGRMPEADDEIMLGLGFLTEYEENDISLFDENNPITIEIKRQGSSEVDVFKIVGFFDLGVQSLNNSWGVGTLGGAREIYGTNAYIISSIEMQLTDPFQAEQLALELDNGLDSTYKTSNWMVEQASLLSGLQGQSISSLMIQVFVIIAVVLGIASTLAITVIQKSKQIGILKAMGLRDKDASLVFLFEGTILGVFGAIAGVLLGVGLSVAFVNFAVDATTGDPVVPLFISPSFIALSAAIALFASILSALFPALRSSKMTVIEVIRNA from the coding sequence ATGAAATTAGCTTTTAGCATCGCGTGGAGATTCTTAATGTCTGCTAAAAAACAAACCATTGTTATTGTTTTAGGTATTGCAGTAGGTGTATCTGTTCAAGTCTTTATTGGGTCTTTAATTTCAGGATTACAAAAAGATTTAGTAGATACAGCAATCGGCTCAACGTCTCAACTTACTATTCAAAGTGATATTGATAGAGATGTTGAGATAAGTGATACAGTTACAATTAGTGTACCTGTTATTACTGATGAACTTTTAGTAGATGAAATTAGAGCATATTCTGATGTATTTGATTCTGTTACTGAAACTTTAAGTGTCATAGGATTTGTTCAGAAAGATGGCATTGAAAAACAAGTTTTATTTAGAGGATTAGATCTTCAAAATGCAGAAGGTATTTATAAATTTGAATCAGATGAAAAAATAACTTATGGTAGAATGCCAGAAGCTGATGATGAAATTATGCTTGGACTTGGATTTTTGACTGAATACGAAGAAAATGATATTAGCTTATTTGACGAAAATAATCCAATAACTATTGAAATTAAAAGACAAGGTAGTTCTGAAGTAGATGTCTTTAAAATTGTAGGATTCTTTGATTTGGGTGTTCAATCCCTTAACAATTCATGGGGTGTTGGTACACTTGGTGGAGCAAGAGAAATATATGGAACTAATGCTTATATAATTTCTTCAATTGAAATGCAATTAACTGATCCTTTTCAAGCTGAACAATTAGCTCTTGAGTTAGATAATGGTCTAGATTCAACTTATAAAACTAGTAATTGGATGGTAGAACAAGCATCACTTTTATCAGGTCTTCAAGGGCAATCCATATCATCTTTGATGATTCAAGTATTTGTGATTATTGCTGTTGTATTGGGGATTGCATCTACATTAGCAATCACTGTTATTCAAAAGTCTAAACAAATTGGTATTTTAAAAGCTATGGGTTTAAGAGATAAAGATGCTTCTTTAGTATTCTTATTTGAAGGAACAATCTTAGGAGTTTTTGGTGCTATTGCTGGTGTCCTATTAGGTGTAGGATTATCTGTTGCATTTGTTAACTTTGCAGTCGACGCAACAACAGGAGATCCTGTTGTACCGCTATTTATAAGCCCATCATTTATTGCATTATCCGCAGCGATTGCATTATTCGCGTCAATTTTATCAGCATTATTCCCTGCATTAAGATCTTCTAAAATGACAGTAATTGAGGTGATTAGAAATGCCTAA
- a CDS encoding ABC transporter ATP-binding protein, with the protein MPKIVELKHINKTYGLDTPNPTQVLFDLSLDFERSTFNSIIGQSGSGKSTLLNILGTLDKATSGDVFINGFDTQKMKKNEVSQLRNESLGFIFQFHYLLPEFTALENVLLPYKITKKPMTKEIIDRANELLDIVGLSDKKNNLAMNLSGGQQQRVAIARALINNPEIILADEPTGNLDSDTTDQVYELLREINEKYKTTFIVITHDRHVAEKADRIIEIKDGRIHLDIYKNKQ; encoded by the coding sequence ATGCCTAAAATCGTAGAACTTAAACATATTAATAAGACCTATGGACTTGATACGCCTAATCCAACTCAAGTATTATTTGATTTATCATTAGACTTTGAAAGATCAACATTTAATTCAATTATTGGGCAATCAGGAAGTGGTAAATCAACACTACTTAATATTCTAGGTACACTTGATAAGGCAACTTCTGGAGATGTTTTCATCAATGGTTTTGACACACAAAAGATGAAGAAAAACGAAGTATCTCAATTAAGAAATGAATCATTAGGATTTATTTTCCAATTTCATTATCTACTTCCAGAGTTTACAGCTTTAGAAAATGTGTTACTTCCATATAAGATTACAAAAAAACCAATGACAAAAGAAATTATAGATAGAGCTAATGAATTATTAGACATTGTAGGATTATCAGATAAGAAAAATAATTTAGCAATGAACTTATCAGGTGGACAACAACAAAGAGTTGCAATCGCAAGAGCTTTAATTAACAATCCTGAAATCATTTTAGCTGATGAACCTACTGGTAATCTTGATAGTGATACAACAGATCAAGTCTATGAACTATTAAGAGAAATCAATGAAAAATATAAAACAACATTTATAGTAATTACACATGATAGACATGTTGCAGAAAAAGCAGATAGAATTATAGAAATTAAAGATGGAAGAATCCACTTAGATATATATAAAAATAAACAATAA